In the Hydractinia symbiolongicarpus strain clone_291-10 chromosome 13, HSymV2.1, whole genome shotgun sequence genome, ATAGGAATTCGAACGTATGTTTAATTTGGTTATCACCTTAACAACATTTTCAGAAAATTCCAAAAGAAGTCCATCTAAAtccgaaaaaattatttatctgtTCGGAGTAGCGAATGAATACTGTAAGTAAATCgtgtaaaaattgtaaaaattataaataattataacaacaacataaaaattATACCAGTGAAATTTACAGTGTTTAGCAACGAGTAATATTATGCAcgtttttgtttctaaaaaaaaataagcagtttttttcaaaaatgttcttcaCTTGTTCTAAAATTTTTGGTAGAAAGTCTTagtttgtatataattttttcttcaaaaaaacgtGCAAAACACCCGAATTGCTATAATTTTATTCGATTGTGTGCAAAATTACAAAGTAgtcaactaaataaaaaaaggcaaTTATTCTCTTGACGCTGCGACTGTGTCCAAACAGGAAGTAACGAGTGCTGTCCAACCAGTTTGATGACTGAAAAAGAATCAGAAAATCGTAAAAGTAAGATATCTTGACATTATTTTAGCTTTTCGCCAATTTTCGccattaatttataaaaacttCAAAGTCCACGATTGGCcaacaaacaataaatttaaactCATACCTGGCACCACAACCCCGACCAGTGTCGCCGTCAAAAAACTCGTAAAACAAAATCTCATCCTTCCACGTGTCGTCTTTCCAATACTTCTCGTCGTTTCCATGACAAGGACGGCGTCCATTCTCGTCAGCAATAAATAACCGGCTGAGTCGTTTAGCTATCTCTGTGCTGGCGTCTTTTAGGCGGATAAAATTACCAGAACGAGTCGGGAATTCAACTTTAAAGCTATCTTTGTAGAAATAGTCATAACGTTCCAACGCCTTCATTATAACAAAGTTTactgaaatgaaaaacaaaattctgATCGCTTAAGTTTCgcttattctttttctttaattaatttttcaacaGTCTCAGGTTAATACAATGTTAGAGTGTCGAATCAAAGTCGttaaaaaatcttgattttaGACTACGGAGTCATTAGGTTTACTGAAGTAGAATGTGAGAGCTTTTGTTATGGACAATAAAGCCTGGCCTCTCTTATTTCGAAGTGTGTAGGAAGGATACAAGCAGGATGCGAACAAAAAATCATACCTGGCATCCAGATAGGTCCACGCCAGTTGCTGTTTCCTCCGAACAAGTTACTGTTAGACTCCCCTGGCGTGTACGGCACAGAATAAGTTTGACCACCCAGGGTCAATTCGAATGGATGATCTTTGTGATACTTGGAGAGGGAACGAATACCGTACGGCGATAGAAACTCGTCCTCGTCAAACAGGTATTTTAATATTCGTTTAAAACGATTCGGCTGAGCAAACGATAACAAATAGTTGTAATCGGAGCCAGGAGCTTTAGCCATCTAGAAACAGAACACTGGTTAGGTCGTACTGGTACAGAGGCAGCACATTCGAATTGTATTCACTAAGTTACCGCTCCCTCCTATTCTTAGTCCGTCGTACCTCAACTGTAGCACCCGCTTGTGTAACATGTAAGCAAATAAAACAAAGCAACATGTATTCCTGAAGGAAATATAGCGAATTTATAGTAAGAGGCGAAGTGCAGTCCATAAGGTATTCGTGTTCTAAGAACGCTTGCTTTTCCAATACCCTTCAAACgccttacacacaaatataAAGTCGTGGCTAATTATTTTAGCGGATCGAAATATTGAATCGCAGTTGTACATTTCTGAGATTTCGCTTCTCACAATTGTTATCAACTTAACCGCACTTACATTCTCTCGTATATCCTTCCTATTAGCTAAGAACCAATCTAATCGCTTCTTAAAGCCGGGCAATTTCTTCACCACGGAATCTTCGAGTACCAACACGGAGTAGAGAGGGATGAGTCCGACCATGGAGCGAATTCGACACGTGATGGATTGGTCGTCGCATCTCATCTTGTCGTAGTAAAAGCCATCTTCTTCGTCCCACAAACCGTTACCTGCGATATACCATATTTGTCGTAATTTTTGCGCGTAAATTTTTCTCGCATTAGGCAAGATACATTCTTATCAATGAACGTATGTTGGAAGTTTAAAATCTTcacaaaataacaagaaataaGAAGTAGAATTTGGGGTTTTAGACAAAATATAGATTGGCACAGCGCTTggtttatgtaaaaaataaaataatatttccaGGCGCATTAATTTTTGCGCGTAATTTCTTTCCTAAACTTCACGAAAAAAGGAACATTATTGCACGAATTCTCGAAAATGAGTACAAAGAAAGTTACACACTTTCTACCAGGATGATGCTACCTCAGTTTTTCTGTAAATATGCtcaaatggtaaaaaaaattgtttagctTTCACACGAACCAAAATGTGGAAGTGCATTCTGATATTAACAACCACCTAATAGCTTTCAAGGACACAAATCTTTTTTAACAACCAACTTACCTCCCAGACCGTTCATAGCATCCACAATCATGATAAAATGCTCGAAAAATTTGGACGCCATGTCTTCATAAGTCGGATCGTCCACAGCCAAATCAAGTGCGATACCTAACATCTTTAGACTGAAAAAGCCCATCCATGCAGTGCCGTCAGCCTAATAAAGATGACGGAACAACAAATTCTTTGCATGAACTTAAAACGTTTATGACATGTGTTAGCACAGCATGGAATTATACTTATCGTTTGCACCCTCCGGTGTGTTTAGCAAATTGAggtaattttttaagaaaacgcCTTTCTTTGAAGGTGATGTAATTGCAAAAAATAGAACTGTTTGACAAGAACATGGAAAGCTTACAAAAATTAATAACATCCGCAAGCTAGTTTGAACGTAAGAATACTCACTTGCTCCAATTCGCCGCCATTTGGGAGAGGTTGAGATCGATCGAATACACCTAGAAAGCAAAAGATGACATAAATTTCCTCACTTAAACaaaaacaccaacaacaacGGTAACAATATTTTAGCTTGTTTAGTTACATACCGCATCGTttggtgaaaacatttttttgctaatggaataattatctttttttataactttgacTTTAAAGTTTTATTGTCAAAGTTTTATtgtgaacaacaacaacaataacaacaacgacaacgacaacaacaacaataacgacaacaaaaacgacaacaacaacaacaataacaacaataacgacaacaacaactagcagcaacaacaacatcgACAATAACAAAATCATCAACAACAGCAGCAACCTACCGATGTTATCAAGTCCTAAAAAGCCGCCGCTAAAAATGTTCTTTCCATCCGGGTCCTTACGATTCACCCAcctaaaggtaaacacaaaaAGGATATACGAcagaaaaatatacaaaacaaacacaaacaaaaagcgAAATAATACTTGTACTAGACAAGTATCatttcgcgaaattaaaaacaagaaaacgtCTTACCATGTAAAATTCAATATTAACTTCTGAAAACAGCGAGCAAGAAACACATTGTCTCGACTGCCCCGCTTTCCAGTCATTTTAAACACATTGTGTACCGCCAGGGCGTGCACGGGTGGGTTGACGTCATTGAAATTAAACTCGTAAGCAGGGATTTGTCCGTTAGGCGACATATACCACTCACGTAGGAACAGGAGGAGTTGAGATTTAGCGAAGGTCGGATCGATACGACCGAACGGAACCATGTGGAAAGCAAGATCCCACGTGGCATActagaacaaaagaaaaattttgcttacaaaaaaaaaaataattctgcttACACTGACAGAACTTTAATCCATCTCTTTTAACCTtattttaacaacaacaaaattagtaCATGCTTTGGCAGTCAAACACCCTTCCTCGTTACTTTAATAGGTTTGCCACCAAATTCCTTGATATTCCCTGATTTCATGTAGCCACCGGAGGAAGGGAGAAcaagaaaacacaaaaattagaCAAATAAATAGTTAACACTCTCGTCCTTAAAACAATCTACAAATATTAAGCAGCTGTTATACAGTAGTCACATCCACAGAAAAATAGTTAATCTGTTTTTAAGTAAAGAAGTATGACAGTAAGCTACTTCTTATATTTAGCAAGACTAAAAGCACTCCCAAACCATTCAAAATGATTACGAAGAAGCAACCAAGCAACAAAGTGCACAGGCAAAATgtattttctaaataaagcaaaattaaaacaaaatgtgtCCAAGAATGTAACAAAAGAATCTTTTTTCCAAGCGTTAATCTAACAAAATTATTAAACCATGGATTCTATTCTATTTTCCACTTATACATTTTCTCTTCTCAAGCAACACTTTAAGGGTAATGTCAATAATTTTTTCTCATTCTCTTCTGATTTGCGCTTAAGATTGTTTCCTTTAGAAAGAATAGCTTTAACTTTTACCAAATCATTAAGTGACTACCTTTTTTTTGAACACAATCTTCAAACTCTTAATTACAAACCTCACAAGTTTCGTACAGAACTTTTTGTTGGATCCTCTGTCCACGATTAAGAgttaaatcaatttgaaaactttaaaaagatTCTTGTATTAATTGTTGATCTTAAGCTGTTTAACGTAAAAATGGTCcaagtttttgaaattctagTAATGGACAGTTAGATGCATCTCTTATCAGCTAAGCAAACGAATTACTGAAAGTAGCTGATTTAGTAGCTGCTTTATGTTTTGTGATGCAGTTTCAACATTTTTAAGAAGATAACGATGATTACAAATGTTGACTCTACGTTCAAACAAAAAGTCTTATCCACAAGAAAAAGCGAACAAACTTGGGAGGTTCACAGAAGTTCACGAAAAAAACACTGATtaacattaatttaaaaattaagacgtGGCTCTGATAAAATTCTGTCCTATTACCTGATATTCCCTGTTTTCCAAGATTTTCATGATCTGCTGGCAACCCTGTCTAcattaagctacaaaaagtttaaaaatatgctCTCACCCACGGATACTCCCATTTATCTGGCATCGAAATAACATCGCGATTGAACAAATGCTTCCACTCCTTATTTCGCCCATCCTTTCGACTCTCTGGAGGAGAAGGTTGATTTGGATCTCCTTCAATCCAGTCTTTCACAATATAGTGATAAAACTGTTTCGACCACAAGAGTGAAGCGTAGGCTTGTCGTGCGACTTGCTGCTCTTCGGGAGTTAACTTGGCTGAAAGATTTAAAGTGAAGTTATTATTCAAAAGAATCCTAGTAACATCTTACGAAAACATCTGGGATTTGTAGAACAACATCGACAGTCATGGTCTTTTGGATAACTTTTAAGTTGTGATGCGCTACAACTGTGATAAGTTTAATTCTGTTTGGGAATGCTgaatgaaagttattgaggggagAAAAATGAACACCCTAGTACAgcttaatgattttttactcTTCGTTGACAATGTTACACTTTGCAAACTGACCATGAGCTTGGTGAAATAAtcgcctatttttaaagttGCTAAGTAAAGGATTAAATCTTTCCTTTATTGTAATACTTCTTGGATATTACAACTATCAAAAGGAACCTGAGGCATAAAATAATGTTTGACTTATATTATAAGGCTTAAAAagttagttttaaattttttaaaaagctcttttcattCTTAAGATATTATTAAGATATTATTGTATACCCCAAGTTCCCCTTTAagcataacaaaaaaaagaacaagagaAACACTCACAAGATACTACCTTGGAGTAAAACTCATCCGTTTCAGATTTTCTTGCCGTGAAAACATCATCAAAGTTTTCCTTGGTGAACCAGGAATCCTTCAAAGTGTCACAGTTGTCGCGGTTATCGAGTTTAACTCGAATTTGATAGCTTTCTTTCGGTTTTAACGTTAGCTCGTAATGAGCAGTCACTTTCGTACCACGTTGATCAGGATTAACCGCATCGAGTTCTTTTTCTATAATGTATCGATGAAAAGCGTCTTTCACGTATTTAGTGTACTGCTCTGTACCAT is a window encoding:
- the LOC130623405 gene encoding uncharacterized protein LOC130623405; the protein is MSDEKKSVWPVLWNEDAVEITRLKEDDDRKENWKRWGPYLSERQWGTVREDYSPNGECWEYFSHDHARSRAYRWGEDGLIGFTDRQCRLCFGLSLWNTKDSILKERLFGLINSEGNHGEDVKELYYYQDSSPTHSYMRALYKYPQNEYPYAWLVNENRSRGVDKPEFELLDTGLFDENKYFDVTAEYAKSSADEVLGLITVTNRGPDTATVHVLPTLWYRNTWIWGCLHEGCTMKPQIRKSGDAEVLCKHESLNKSKFYWDVGQDGKPPELLFTENETNSQKLYGTEQYTKYVKDAFHRYIIEKELDAVNPDQRGTKVTAHYELTLKPKESYQIRVKLDNRDNCDTLKDSWFTKENFDDVFTARKSETDEFYSKVVSSKLTPEEQQVARQAYASLLWSKQFYHYIVKDWIEGDPNQPSPPESRKDGRNKEWKHLFNRDVISMPDKWEYPWYATWDLAFHMVPFGRIDPTFAKSQLLLFLREWYMSPNGQIPAYEFNFNDVNPPVHALAVHNVFKMTGKRGSRDNVFLARCFQKLILNFTWWVNRKDPDGKNIFSGGFLGLDNIGVFDRSQPLPNGGELEQADGTAWMGFFSLKMLGIALDLAVDDPTYEDMASKFFEHFIMIVDAMNGLGGNGLWDEEDGFYYDKMRCDDQSITCRIRSMVGLIPLYSVLVLEDSVVKKLPGFKKRLDWFLANRKDIRENMAKAPGSDYNYLLSFAQPNRFKRILKYLFDEDEFLSPYGIRSLSKYHKDHPFELTLGGQTYSVPYTPGESNSNLFGGNSNWRGPIWMPVNFVIMKALERYDYFYKDSFKVEFPTRSGNFIRLKDASTEIAKRLSRLFIADENGRRPCHGNDEKYWKDDTWKDEILFYEFFDGDTGRGCGASHQTGWTALVTSCLDTVAASRE